From Hypanus sabinus isolate sHypSab1 chromosome 23, sHypSab1.hap1, whole genome shotgun sequence, a single genomic window includes:
- the LOC132380321 gene encoding urotensin-2 receptor-like, which yields MHHNTSENSTAPEVPEPMEELLIASAFGTILSFMCVAGVTGNVYTLVVMCQSMRSAASMYVSIVNLALADLLYLSTIPFIVCTYFAKNWYFGDMGCRILLSLDFLTMHASIFTLTVMCTERYLAVAKPLDTVRRSKGYRKAIAGLVWLVSLLLALPVMSMFKLHESRSENGTIKRTCITTWSLESYSTYLTVLFITSIVAPGMIIGYLYTQLARIYMESQKNTLTKSENRQTSTQRVVFMTFTIVLVFWACFLPFWVWQLIRLYSSSLSMSRQTLTCVNYFMTCLTYSNSCINPFLYTLLTKNYKEYLKNRHRHFQRSGSASFRRNTSLRRSIKSISSCNHNSSSSEAMGMSQLKGSK from the coding sequence ATGCATCACAACACCTCGGAGAACAGCACAGCGCCGGAAGTTCCAGAGCCGATGGAGGAGTTACTCATTGCCTCAGCGTTTGGTACCATCTTATCCTTTATGTGTGTGGCCGGGGTGACGGGCAATGTCTACACCCTGGTGGTGATGTGCCAGTCCATGAGATCTGCTGCCTCCATGTACGTCTCCATAGTCAACCTGGCCCTAGCCGACCTTCTCTACCTCTCCACCATCCCTTTCATCGTTTGCACTTATTTCGCCAAGAACTGGTACTTTGGTGACATGGGCTGTCGGATCTTACTCAGTCTCGACTTCCTGACCATGCACGCCAGCATCTTCACTCTGACTGTGATGTGCACCGAACGTTACCTGGCCGTGGCCAAACCGCTGGACACGGTCAGGAGATCCAAGGGTTACAGGAAGGCCATCGCCGGGCTGGTGTGGTTGGTGAGCCTGCTCTTGGCCCTCCCTGTGATGAGCATGTTTAAGCTGCATGAAAGCCGGAGCGAGAACGGGACAATCAAGCGGACGTGCATCACAACTTGGAGTCTGGAATCTTATTCCACTTATCTGACTGTACTATTTATCACCAGTATCGTGGCGCCAGGAATGATTATCGGCTATCTGTACACCCAGTTAGCGAGGATCTATATGGAATCCCAGAAGAACACGTTGACGAAGAGCGAGAACAGGCAAACGTCCACGCAGAGAGTGGTCTTCATGACCTTCACCATCGTCCTGGTCTTTTGGGCGTGTTTCTTGCCGTTCTGGGTCTGGCAACTCATCCGCCTCTATTCCAGCAGCCTGAGCATGTCACGGCAGACACTAACCTGCGTCAACTATTTCATGACCTGCCTGACCTACAGCAACAGTTGCATTAACCCTTTCCTTTACACGCTGCTAACCAAGAACTACAAAGAGTACTTGAAAAACAGGCACAGGCATTTCCAGCGATCGGGATCCGCGTCGTTTAGAAGAAATACCAGTCTGCGGCGATCGATAAAATCCATCTCCTCGTGTAACCACAACAGCAGCTCCTCCGAGGCAATGGGTATGTCTCAGTTGAAAGGGTCGAAATGA